A window of the Henckelia pumila isolate YLH828 chromosome 3, ASM3356847v2, whole genome shotgun sequence genome harbors these coding sequences:
- the LOC140893529 gene encoding uncharacterized protein, which produces MVSKINQPLISKMKAMVAKKGWFSRILELREVKIPQLKDDEVLIKVCATGVNRGDIIDVATSDNSVCPGLECSGIIEAVGRNITCWKVGERVCALLEGRGYAEQVAVPANCLLPLPDDIDLDVAAALPYASCSIWLALFRMSDPESLKDKSILIREGASGIGALAIQYAKYMGFKVIVTTGSSEHFSICHTYGADTCIDHTLELYPPDRKLKLGALSDFVYAVRRTTKFSEGVDFVVDYGASNLRNNVQCCRPGGKVVILDLFGTGCNSVDLAKLQEKHIEIRAFDLRYRDLDYKASVIAKVRTHLWPFILQQKVIPFVKHRFPMIEAQKALNLLKKNGCSREDYCVYGF; this is translated from the exons ATGGTCTCAAAGAT AAATCAACCTCTTATTTCGAAAATGAAGGCGATGGTAGCTAAAAAAGGCTGGTTTTCAAGGATTTTAGAGCTGCGAGAAGTTAAAATCCCCCAACTTAAGGACGACGAAGTATTGATCAAGGTGTGCGCCACTGGCGTCAATAGAGGTGATATAATTGATGTGGCTACTAGTGACAATAGCGTCTGCCCTGGCCTTGAATGCTCTGGAATCATTGAAGCAGTTGGAAGAAATATCACTTGCTGGAAAGTTGGAGAAAGG gtTTGTGCTCTTCTTGAGGGCAGAGGTTATGCTGAACAAGTGGCTGTTCCCGCAAATTGTCTTCTCCCATTACCTGATGATATTGATTTAGACGTTGCCGCAGCCTTACCTTATGCATCATGCAGCATATGGCTAGCTTTATTCAGAATGAGTGACCCTGAGTCACTAAAAGATAAATCGATATTG ATTCGTGAAGGCGCCAGTGGGATCGGCGCATTGGCAATACAATATGCAAAGTACATGGGCTTCAAAGTTATTGTCACCACAG GAAGTAGCGAACATTTTTCAATTTGTCATACCTATGGTGCTGACACTTGCATCGATCACACATTGGAATTGTATCCCCCTGATCGCAAATTGAAATTGGGTGCATTGAGTGACTTTGTATATGCCGTCAGAAGGACGACAAAATTTTCTGAGG GTgttgattttgttgttgattatgGAGCTTCCAATCTTCGTAACAATGTTCAGTGCTGTCGCCCCGGGGGTAAGGTTGTCATATTGGATTTGTTTGGAACGGGATGTAACAGTGTAGATCTCGCTAAACTACAAGAAAAACATATTGAAATCAGAG CATTCGATCTACGATATAGAGATTTGGATTATAAAGCTTCTGTGATTGCCAAAGTGAGAACTCATTTGTGGCCTTTCATTCTTCAACAAAAAGTCATCCCTTTTGTCAAGCATCGTTTCCCGATGATTGAAGCTCAAAAAGCTTTGAACCTTTTAAAGAAAAATGGTTGCAGCAGAGAAGATTATTGTGTGTATGGATTCTGA